The segment CAAGTTAggtcagattattacttttaactgAACCATTGTTGGGTAAAGTGTTGGGACTCAAGCTTTACACTCTCAAATTTATCGCAATATTAAAAGTACTTTATTTCTAAATTATGTGCTTTATCCTCGTGTATTGCTGTGCCTTCAAAAGATAACTGCGAACAAGCTCAGTTGAGACATGTGCagccatcagcagctagctcccagtacattAACAATcccaaacctacctaggtatgctcaattAAAAGAAGCAAATTAGTTTTAAACTTTCCAGTTAAGATGCCCCGATTTAGGTTCAATTTGTTGCTTTTTAACACACTATTTTACAGTGCCTTTGTATTCtcaatgcagcaaaggcaaacctTTTAAAGAgtcggggagggggagagaaaagggAGATTTAATAACACAGCCCCAAATACTCATACATATGTAATGAAAGAGCAGATTGTTATGGATGCCCATTTGAACACCCTACTCTTAAATCACTTTCATAAAAAGGACCAATAGTGTACGAAGTATAACACACTCCATGCTAGCAAGTGAAAGTAAGATGTTTGCTACTCACGTATTGCTGGTTTTACTGAATGAACAGGCTTTATGCAGTGGATCTGGAACCTGGGTAGCTGCTGCTGCTCTGAGGCTGCAAGTGATATAGATCTAGAAAAACAAAACACTCAATTCTAACAAGATGTATATTCAGAGGCCCATAATTAATTTTAATAGCTTTATTCTTACAGTGGATACATCTCTCCCAGTAAATCTAAAAGCATCAACTGTGAACTGGAGTGTGTCCGGCTGGGGCCTTGGGGACATAAATACAGATGTGGAATCTGCCTCTTTCCCATCCATCAAGCACCTGAAATTGAGGATTTATAGTAAGTATAATAAACTTGCTAGTGCCTAGCTTTACTAGTGGTTAAGACTCACCCATTAAGAGATATTATTTCATAGCTGGGATCAGAGTTGGCATTGGGATTTAATGTGGCCACACAACTATCAATAAACACTGTCATAGGCACATGGTTGCCAGAATCAACAGAGGCTTCAATATGGAAGACGTCACCCAGTCGGAAGACTGTAGAGGTTCTTGGAGCACTCCAGTCATCTGATGAAGAGCACAAAGTATTAGAATTCTGTATTTAAAAAAGGGATagtctatccaaattatgaaatcgTATTTTgattagagcgtgcaattttaagcaactttttaatttacccccccatcaatttctcttcgttctcttggtatctatttgagaaAGCAATTATGTAATCTtatgagttggcccatttttggttcagcacctgggtagtgtttggtcagtacattttgacaccaattagcaagcgctacccaggtgctgaaccaaaaatgggccaactcctaagcttacataattGTTTTTTCAAATAGATAGCAAAAGAGGAAAAAtgaaataggagtaattagaaagtggcaagctatagtcaaaattaaactcttgattcagatagaatatccctttaacaccctTTCTTCAGGGAGTACAAACTTACATACCGTTCATGAGATTTAAAGAGAACCCTAATCTTTCTTCTGCAGAAATAGTAGAGCTGTAAGGCATCCATGTTGGTTTGATGGCGTTGCTGCTCACATTGCCATGTCTGTAGGAAAAAGCAGATTGGTTTCAGGAATTGAGATCTAGTATAGGGTTGGTCAATGTTTAATATTCATTGTTAGACAGATTGAAAGATACTTGTGTGTGATCAGATCTGGCAAGCACTTTGTAGCAGAGTTGGTTTGGACAGACTTTTTACTACCTTTACCCAAGTACTCCTCAAATAACAGGGAGAGACTCACCGTGGATAATAACATTGGATTAAGACAGAAGCAGCATTGGTTCTTATGATAGGAGAATTGCCAGCTGGAGTGGGGTTGTAGTTCAGGTTTGTGCTGTAGACCATGAATTCAGGTGTCATctgaaaataattaatatttatttttttactctgaGAAATACAAGTGATCCATATCTAGTTATAAGAATAGTTTAATGCAGTTTGATATAACTAGATATATGGATCACTTGAATGTCTCAAATTGCATGAAACTATTTTACTAAGGATATACTAAAGCCTGTGTGTTCCATGCAGGTTCAGTAAGTTAACAAAATAGTTTCCTTATGGTAGAAACCAAGAGTATAAACTCATGCATTAGAGCTTATAATATGAACACATTCAGCAGCTGCAATGAACTTCTAGGAGCCAACCTGTGATTggttgatacacacatttgtcattGCATCACCAGATGTACTCAGCTAAGTCCAATTGCTTCTCTAGATTGGATTCCACTTTAAGCCTTTTAAAGGGGTTAAGTTATGTGCCAGCATCATATTGCAGCACATTTTGCTTTTTAAGGCCCAGTAAAATCAAGTTTTCATGATTCAAAATaagaaattgcaaagttgtttaaaacttttttattggtatcctttgaaaagcatatctaggtaggcgcaAGAGCAGCAAAAACGTCCTGGGAGatagctggctgcacatatatgcctcttgtcattggctcacctaatgttttTAAATCaagctcctagtagtacattgctacaTCAAAAAAAGaagactaccaagagaatgaagcaaatttgatattacaaGAAAATTGTacagggcaaaaaaataaaaagcaaaacaaaaacagacaACCCCACCCCCAAACAACTCAAAGCAGTTACATCATATGCCCTAAAAGTAAGCCTTGTAGAAGATTAAGAACTATATTAATATAAGTTAAGAGCTAATCAGATCATATTACCTGTAAGCTGTTGCCACATTCTTCAAGTCCAGCTTGAAAAACTACTATTAGATTTGTACTCTGGGCACTAGGCTGGCAGCTCTGGGGTCCTAGAGTAAGGTCTGAGGCTTTCACCATTTTCCCAGTTCCATACAGATCCCTCTGCACTGTGACCACCATACTGGCCTCCTGACATTGCACACTGATAGGCTGGTACTGAGGCTGCTGTCTAGATTGATCAACAACCTGAGGATACCACCTATCATATCTCTGAGCAGCTCCAAACCCAGACTGAGCAGAATAGCTACTCCTCAAAGGTTCCCTTGATCTCCAGCTGCGAGCAGGGACATTCATCTGGCAGGATATACTAACTACCACAAGCACCAGGCACAGCCAGCTCAGCTTTCCCCACAAACCCATTCTGACTACAACTAGGCAAGCACATGGAAATGTTCCAGGTGAGAAATATTTATACCCATCCATCCAATTGCTTTTAGATTTCACCTGTGGCAGCTAATCACAGACACCTGATCTTCTAtagaaatccttaaagggacactgaacccaatttttttcttttgtgattcagatagagcatgaaatgttaagcaactttctaatttactcctattatcaatttttcttcattctcttggtatctttatttgaaatgcaagaatgtaagtttagatgccggcccatttttggtgaacaacctgggttgttcttgctgattcatggatacatttatccaccaataagtactgtccagagtcctaaaacaaaaaaaagcttagatgccttctttttcaaataaggacagcaagagaacgaagaaaaattgataataggagtaaattagaaagttgcttaaaattgcatgctctatctgaatcatgaaagaaaaaaatgtgggttcagtgttcctttaagcctaCAAATCATCCAATGTTTGTTTATCTGTTTTTGTTTATACAACTCTtaattatttttctgtatttgtttatttggTTTATCCATTATGTAGCCTATACGTctatacgtttatatatatatatatatattgctttcccGTGCAAGATTACAATTACTATAACTATCACAAAGAGTTTACAATCTGATTATTCTTTAGAAGTATTACTAAAAATTATGTTCTGTAAATTGAATCCTTGAtgtcatactatatatatatatatatatatatatatatatatatatatatatatatatatatatatatactattttcctTTATTACAGTTATTATTTGAATAAGACTAACATTTCCTCAAGGAGCTTAAAGAAATGTTTGTGCCTCTTAAAAACTTagttacagtaaagtcaaaattaaactttaatgaatcagatagagcttttaattttaagcaaccttcaaaTGTATtcatattgtctaatttgcttaatttccttTGTCaactagcatac is part of the Bombina bombina isolate aBomBom1 chromosome 6, aBomBom1.pri, whole genome shotgun sequence genome and harbors:
- the LOC128664707 gene encoding zona pellucida sperm-binding protein 3-like; its protein translation is MVVTVQRDLYGTGKMVKASDLTLGPQSCQPSAQSTNLIVVFQAGLEECGNSLQMTPEFMVYSTNLNYNPTPAGNSPIIRTNAASVLIQCYYPRHGNVSSNAIKPTWMPYSSTISAEERLGFSLNLMNDDWSAPRTSTVFRLGDVFHIEASVDSGNHVPMTVFIDSCVATLNPNANSDPSYEIISLNGCLMDGKEADSTSVFMSPRPQPDTLQFTVDAFRFTGRDVSTIYITCSLRAAAATQVPDPLHKACSFSKTSNTWSPLEGTSDICRCCDTGNCVAFPPQSRRVGLSSRGRGKRQAGPDSNVEEQGLAILGPLLVIGPDHQNALAVTEDPDSLEFWMWVAIGSLSLVVLVVCATVIGKHLVKKHGLQAELK